A portion of the Paenibacillus marchantiae genome contains these proteins:
- a CDS encoding MFS transporter yields the protein MRKTDSSQTESQVTKSAKRGAFPLSLLCLTVGAFAIGMTEFIIMGLLPNVATDLNVSIPQAGQLITGYALGVAVGAPILTVFTHKIPQKKLLVLLMCIFIIGNALSVIAPTYVLLISARILTAFAHGTFLGVGSLMATRLVAPERRAGAVSVVLAGLTIANIIGVPFGTFIGQQLGWRSSFGAITILGIISLIGIIRFIPVIQQGPPANLGQQFRNLVRPQVLLILLIGALGCGSLFAVFTYITPMLVDISGFAEQSVTWILVLFGVGVTLGNILGGRLADWKLMPSLMVNFGILAVLLAALTLTLDNPYLAVITIFCWGVAAFGIMPGLQIRIMNMTREAPLLATTSSHSAFNLGNAGGAYLGGFAITHTGLISVPLYAAVIAALGLVGLFVSVTMERKTRVPEIADAVEPAPVN from the coding sequence ATGCGTAAGACAGATTCATCTCAAACGGAATCGCAAGTTACGAAATCTGCTAAACGAGGGGCGTTTCCTTTATCCCTTTTATGTCTGACGGTAGGGGCTTTTGCCATTGGCATGACAGAGTTTATTATTATGGGCCTTCTGCCCAATGTAGCGACGGATTTGAATGTGAGTATCCCCCAAGCAGGGCAGTTAATTACGGGCTACGCGCTTGGTGTGGCGGTGGGTGCGCCTATACTAACCGTGTTCACGCACAAGATTCCCCAGAAAAAACTGCTCGTACTGCTGATGTGTATTTTTATCATCGGTAATGCATTGTCTGTTATTGCACCAACTTACGTGTTGCTCATCTCGGCACGTATTCTAACGGCATTTGCCCACGGTACGTTTCTGGGTGTAGGCTCGCTGATGGCAACACGATTGGTTGCACCGGAGAGAAGGGCAGGGGCAGTATCCGTAGTCCTGGCTGGATTAACGATTGCCAACATTATCGGTGTGCCGTTTGGTACCTTCATTGGGCAGCAGCTAGGATGGCGGTCATCGTTTGGAGCTATTACCATTCTGGGCATCATCTCATTGATTGGTATCATTCGTTTCATTCCGGTGATTCAGCAGGGACCGCCAGCAAACCTTGGCCAGCAATTCCGGAATCTGGTTCGCCCCCAAGTGTTATTAATATTGCTGATTGGTGCGCTGGGCTGTGGAAGTCTGTTCGCTGTGTTCACCTATATAACACCAATGCTTGTCGATATTAGTGGTTTTGCTGAGCAGAGCGTGACCTGGATTCTGGTACTGTTCGGTGTCGGCGTTACTTTGGGTAATATACTTGGTGGTCGTCTGGCAGACTGGAAGCTGATGCCTTCCTTGATGGTTAACTTCGGTATATTGGCAGTTCTGTTGGCGGCCTTAACGTTGACGCTGGATAATCCGTATCTCGCGGTAATCACCATCTTCTGCTGGGGCGTTGCGGCTTTTGGTATTATGCCAGGGTTGCAAATTCGAATTATGAATATGACTCGCGAAGCACCGCTGCTGGCGACAACGTCGAGTCACTCAGCCTTTAATCTGGGCAACGCAGGTGGTGCCTATTTGGGCGGGTTTGCAATTACGCATACGGGGCTCATCTCGGTACCGTTATATGCAGCAGTTATTGCAGCACTTGGACTTGTGGGATTATTCGTTAGCGTGACAATGGAACGCAAAACGAGGGTACCGGAAATCGCCGATGCCGTAGAGCCGGCACCAGTGAATTAA
- a CDS encoding DUF3298 and DUF4163 domain-containing protein, translating to MEGLQFQLEKDKPAKLQYYWYIIIIRRKDFNLNKTFAMLISFLLVFLFIIPISDANAAGSSTVTTKIYSYKGQKYVQIIGGEQKVIDKINKTLKIHAVNAAIQNTYLKKQQDYFYWNTTAQTKYNQNNLLSIVYTDYNFRGGAHGYEEVTTYNYDLTTGKRLYLNQVVQTNKQAVNLAEGIESDLKSNENVFPESFYNFPLSNTSSFYYQNTGIVLVFNPYEVGPYAAGFIEVKVPFSKIQSELSRPFFDLNKNSIQELKSGRIPGFENISFGQTKAEVSKALKSSDREPYYEPEMGGLFWIFEGIEYASFNFGEGDTDRLDHIYMSWKTLPMKTFSDIEKILGKGQKGVNPDIQEEYLLSYRLGDTRVHFASNSTEGIIHGITISHY from the coding sequence ATGGAAGGATTACAGTTTCAACTAGAAAAAGACAAACCAGCCAAGTTACAGTATTATTGGTATATCATAATAATTAGAAGGAAGGATTTCAATTTGAACAAAACATTTGCTATGTTAATAAGCTTCTTATTGGTGTTTCTATTTATAATCCCAATAAGTGATGCGAATGCAGCCGGGTCGAGCACAGTAACGACAAAAATTTACTCGTATAAAGGGCAAAAGTATGTTCAAATTATTGGCGGCGAACAAAAGGTAATTGATAAAATAAATAAAACACTCAAAATCCATGCCGTAAATGCCGCTATACAGAATACATATCTAAAAAAACAGCAAGATTACTTTTACTGGAATACCACTGCACAGACTAAATACAATCAAAACAACCTACTATCTATTGTATATACAGATTATAATTTCAGAGGCGGCGCGCACGGGTATGAAGAAGTAACGACTTATAATTATGATCTAACAACAGGAAAACGCCTCTACTTGAACCAGGTGGTTCAAACCAATAAACAAGCTGTTAATCTAGCTGAGGGTATTGAATCAGACCTAAAGAGTAATGAGAATGTTTTCCCGGAAAGTTTTTATAACTTTCCCTTGTCGAATACATCTAGCTTTTACTACCAAAACACAGGAATTGTCTTGGTATTTAATCCATACGAAGTTGGGCCTTATGCGGCCGGATTTATAGAGGTAAAAGTTCCTTTCTCCAAAATTCAGTCTGAACTGAGCAGACCATTTTTTGATTTAAATAAAAACTCCATTCAAGAGTTGAAGAGTGGGAGAATACCGGGGTTTGAAAATATAAGTTTTGGACAAACGAAAGCAGAAGTATCAAAAGCGCTGAAAAGTTCAGATCGTGAACCCTATTATGAACCGGAAATGGGAGGGCTTTTCTGGATATTTGAAGGGATAGAGTATGCTTCCTTTAATTTTGGGGAGGGAGACACAGACCGTCTTGACCATATTTATATGAGTTGGAAAACTCTCCCTATGAAAACCTTCAGTGACATTGAGAAGATATTGGGAAAAGGTCAAAAGGGTGTGAACCCTGATATTCAAGAAGAATATTTACTCTCCTATCGTCTTGGGGATACCCGGGTCCATTTCGCCTCCAATTCAACCGAGGGAATCATTCATGGCATAACCATCTCACATTACTAG